One Tursiops truncatus isolate mTurTru1 chromosome 3, mTurTru1.mat.Y, whole genome shotgun sequence DNA segment encodes these proteins:
- the OTULINL gene encoding inactive ubiquitin thioesterase OTULINL isoform X1 — protein sequence MAARRSPPQERERQRPRDSAAGNDQVHSWTLVTSQALDTAWRVGKGSVALAVSLLVGTLCHFRRLHLYLGHRLKRWIGYLQRRFKRNLSVEAEVDLLSYCAREWKGETPHAKLMRKAYEELFWRQHIKCVRQVRRDNYDALRSVLFQIFSQGLPFPSWMKEKDIAKLPEKLLFSQGCNWIQQYSFGPEKYTGSNVFGKLRKCVELLKAQWTEFSGIKDYHKRGSMCNILFSDAILEYKLYEALKFIMLYQVTEAYEQMKTAKAIPSLFRLLFTRETSSDPLSFMMNHLNSVGDTCGLEQIDMFVLGYSLEVKIKVFRLFRFNSRDFEVCYPEESLREWPEVSLLTENDCHYHIPVF from the exons ATGGCGGCGCGGAGGAGCCCCCCGCAGGAGCGGGAGCGGCAACGACCTCGCGACTCCGCCGCAG GAAATGACCAAGTGCACTCCTGGACACTCGTCACCAGCCAAGCCTTAGATACCGCGTGGAGAGTAGGAAAGGGGTCAGTGGCACTGGCAGTTTCACTTCTGGTGGGCACCCTCTGCCACTTCAGAAGGCTACATTTATATTTAGGGCACCGGCTGAAAAG GTGGATTGGATATCTGCAGAGGAGattcaaaa GGAACCTCAGTGTGGAGGCAGAAGTTGATTTACTCAGTTATTGTGCAAGAGAATGGAAAGGAGAGACACCCCATGCCAAGCTGATGAGGAAG GCTTATGAGGAGCTGTTTTGGCGGCAGCATATTAAATGTGTTCGACAAGTAAGGAGAGACAACTACGACGCACTAAGGTCGGTGCTCTTCCAAATCTTCAGCCAGGGCCTCCCTTTCCCATCCtggatgaaagaaaaagacattgcGAAG CTTCCTGAAAAACTGCTCTTTTCACAAGGTTGTAATTGGATCCAGCAATACAGTTTTGGTCCTGAGAAGTATACAGGTTCGAATGTGTTTGGAAAATTACGTAAATGTGTGGAATTATTGAAAGCACAG TGGACTGAATTTAGTGGCATTAAAGATTATCACAAGAGAGGAAGTATGTGCAACATCCTTTTTTCTGATGCTATCCTGGAATATAAACTTTACGAAGCTCTGAAGTTCATCATGCTCTATCAGGTCACTGAGGCTTATGAACAAATGAAGACCGCAAAGGCCATTCCCAGTCTTTTTCGACTCCTGTTTACCCGGGAAACCTCTTCCGACCCTTTAAGCTTCATGATGAATCACCTGAATTCTGTAGGTGACACGTGTGGACTAGAGCAG ATTGATATGTTTGTACTTGGATACTCCCTGGAAGTGAAGATAAAAGTGTTCAGACTGTTCAGGTTTAACTCCAGAGACTTTGAAGTCTGCTACCCAGAGGAGTCGCTCAGGGAGTGGCCGGAGGTCTCCCTGCTGACCGAGAATGACTGCCACTATCACATTCCTGTCTTTTAA
- the OTULINL gene encoding inactive ubiquitin thioesterase OTULINL isoform X2, giving the protein MAARRSPPQERERQRPRDSAAGNDQVHSWTLVTSQALDTAWRVGKGSVALAVSLLVGTLCHFRRLHLYLGHRLKRWIGYLQRRFKRNLSVEAEVDLLSYCAREWKGETPHAKLMRKAYEELFWRQHIKCVRQVRRDNYDALRSVLFQIFSQGLPFPSWMKEKDIAKLPEKLLFSQGCNWIQQYSFGPEKYTGSNVFGKLRKCVELLKAQVTEAYEQMKTAKAIPSLFRLLFTRETSSDPLSFMMNHLNSVGDTCGLEQIDMFVLGYSLEVKIKVFRLFRFNSRDFEVCYPEESLREWPEVSLLTENDCHYHIPVF; this is encoded by the exons ATGGCGGCGCGGAGGAGCCCCCCGCAGGAGCGGGAGCGGCAACGACCTCGCGACTCCGCCGCAG GAAATGACCAAGTGCACTCCTGGACACTCGTCACCAGCCAAGCCTTAGATACCGCGTGGAGAGTAGGAAAGGGGTCAGTGGCACTGGCAGTTTCACTTCTGGTGGGCACCCTCTGCCACTTCAGAAGGCTACATTTATATTTAGGGCACCGGCTGAAAAG GTGGATTGGATATCTGCAGAGGAGattcaaaa GGAACCTCAGTGTGGAGGCAGAAGTTGATTTACTCAGTTATTGTGCAAGAGAATGGAAAGGAGAGACACCCCATGCCAAGCTGATGAGGAAG GCTTATGAGGAGCTGTTTTGGCGGCAGCATATTAAATGTGTTCGACAAGTAAGGAGAGACAACTACGACGCACTAAGGTCGGTGCTCTTCCAAATCTTCAGCCAGGGCCTCCCTTTCCCATCCtggatgaaagaaaaagacattgcGAAG CTTCCTGAAAAACTGCTCTTTTCACAAGGTTGTAATTGGATCCAGCAATACAGTTTTGGTCCTGAGAAGTATACAGGTTCGAATGTGTTTGGAAAATTACGTAAATGTGTGGAATTATTGAAAGCACAG GTCACTGAGGCTTATGAACAAATGAAGACCGCAAAGGCCATTCCCAGTCTTTTTCGACTCCTGTTTACCCGGGAAACCTCTTCCGACCCTTTAAGCTTCATGATGAATCACCTGAATTCTGTAGGTGACACGTGTGGACTAGAGCAG ATTGATATGTTTGTACTTGGATACTCCCTGGAAGTGAAGATAAAAGTGTTCAGACTGTTCAGGTTTAACTCCAGAGACTTTGAAGTCTGCTACCCAGAGGAGTCGCTCAGGGAGTGGCCGGAGGTCTCCCTGCTGACCGAGAATGACTGCCACTATCACATTCCTGTCTTTTAA